CACCGAGAACGTCACCGAAGCCACCCAGGAAGTCGAGGAttcccagaacatcgaggccacccAGGAAGTCGAGGACATGGACGAAGACGTCCCAGGCACCGAAGGCGGGGGCACTACCAAACGTCAGCGGGTTGAAGAGGATGCCGCCAGCGAAGACGAGCTGACAAGGGCCAACGAAGAAATCAACCGACTCAGAACCCTGATGAAAGAATTTGCAGCAAACGTtgatgcaaacaacaaaaaatatgaagagGTGATCGCACAACAGAAGGCAGAGATCAAAGAGCTGAATACGGAGATTCGACGAATGAGCGAAAAGATGGATGCCAGATTCGACGAGTTGATAGCTCTCCAGAAACAACTCGCAAAGAAACCGGAGAAGAAAAACCCCGAAAAGACGGACAAAAAACCACCAGTAGAGCAGCCTGCCACCAAAAAGATGACCACCGAGCAGACTCGACCACCCAGCCAGAAGGCTACCACCTCGACGAAGGAGGCGTCCacccaacagaggaaaaagagaaAGGAAGAGTTTCCACCCCTGGTGACACTAACCGACGAGGAAGACGCCACATGGACGTCCAACCAAGAAAAAGCCATGAAACTAGCTCCCCAGGTACAGCTACCCCTCCCCAAAGAACCAGTGCCATCCACGAGCACAGATAGGGACGCGCTTGCCGCTTCCAGTCAAACTGATACAGTGTCAATGGAAACAAACCAAAACGAAGAAGACGCCGAAGAAGCCGTGTTACCTGAAAACCAGGTAACACCATACAGAAAACCGCCTGTAATTAAGTTACAGAGTGTCAGCGAGACAGGGGCTATTCTTACCATAGCCCAGGGCAAAGGCATCATCACCACAAACAAAATCTCCAGAAGTGGCAGAGAGACGCTCATCCAGGCTAAAAGCCCGGATGACTACAGAAAGATGACAAGGATAGTGGAGGAATATGCAGAAGCATACGCCgccaaagagaaaaagaggctacaatggatagcctttccactcgacgaagacaggaaaccaaaattagtgttacgaggattgcccacgaataccaccgagaaggcaatccaag
This genomic window from Diabrotica virgifera virgifera chromosome 1, PGI_DIABVI_V3a contains:
- the LOC126878605 gene encoding uncharacterized protein LOC126878605, whose translation is MTRVRSRSPPRSKALSPPRYADSKESLLLQHPEESSDDHSSDQEDGKDGFTIQNRRTRKKKKKSKGKDSTQNVETTENVTEATQEVEDSQNIEATQEVEDMDEDVPGTEGGGTTKRQRVEEDAASEDELTRANEEINRLRTLMKEFAANVDANNKKYEEVIAQQKAEIKELNTEIRRMSEKMDARFDELIALQKQLAKKPEKKNPEKTDKKPPIDSNYYKEIEADEPPHHADDNLFL